The Diospyros lotus cultivar Yz01 chromosome 15, ASM1463336v1, whole genome shotgun sequence genome has a window encoding:
- the LOC127791403 gene encoding uncharacterized protein LOC127791403: MASACVNNIGMSPDNFLDCPSAYSSYGWLSPRISFSRELTEDTSSKVATEKSDKREGGSEMSDLEPACKDVGDFEFRLEDPVNVLPADELFADGKLVPLQLSIVRPVARAAEVRSQDTPKAHRREDGSCADPYLFSPKAPRCSSRWRELLGLKKLYQNSNAKQEHHKSSSTLTNNSKSLKHFLHRSSKSSSSALDSSLSLPLLKDSDNESVSMSSRLSLSSSSSGHEHDDLPRLSLDSDKPNLAKNQTPNTNPRRVRVLKQRALSSENPTGARVGRSPMRRAPDSTTTTGRGVSVDSPRMNASGKIVFQGLERSSSSPSSFNGGPRFKHRGMERSYSANVRVTPVLNVPVCSLRGSSKSSMFGFQLFSSPQKRDGCSGSGTGGGSRGHQQCNGKNRTDRA; the protein is encoded by the coding sequence ATGGCTTCTGCCTGCGTCAACAACATCGGAATGTCGCCGGATAATTTTCTCGACTGTCCGTCGGCATACTCCTCTTACGGTTGGTTGAGCCCTAGGATTTCCTTCAGCCGGGAGCTTACGGAGGACACGTCGTCCAAGGTCGCCACAGAGAAGTCTGACAAGCGGGAGGGAGGTTCTGAGATGTCAGATCTCGAGCCTGCTTGTAAGGATGTTGGAGATTTCGAGTTCCGGCTCGAAGATCCGGTGAATGTGCTTCCCGCCGACGAGCTTTTTGCGGACGGGAAGCTTGTGCCGCTGCAACTATCGATAGTGCGGCCAGTGGCCAGGGCCGCGGAGGTCAGATCGCAGGATACGCCGAAGGCTCATCGGAGAGAGGACGGTTCCTGTGCGGATCCGTATTTGTTCTCGCCGAAGGCCCCGCGGTGTTCTAGTCGGTGGAGGGAGCTTCTAGGGTTGAAGAAACTGTACCAGAACAGCAATGCGAAGCAGGAGCACCACAAATCGTCGTCGACTTTGACGAACAACTCCAAGTCTCTGAAACATTTTCTTCACCGGAGCTCAAAATCTTCGAGCTCCGCTCTTGATTCCTCTCTGAGCCTTCCTTTGCTCAAGGACTCCGACAACGAGTCCGTTTCGATGTCGTCTCggttgtctctttcctcttcttcGTCTGGCCACGAGCACGATGATCTCCCAAGGCTCTCGCTCGACTCGGATAAGCCCAATCTCGCCAAAAATCAGACCCCGAACACTAACCCGCGCCGTGTGAGAGTGCTGAAGCAAAGGGCGCTTTCCTCCGAGAACCCAACCGGCGCGAGAGTCGGCAGAAGCCCAATGCGCAGAGCACCGGACTCAACTACGACCACGGGCCGTGGAGTCTCCGTCGATAGTCCTCGCATGAACGCATCGGGAAAGATAGTGTTTCAAGGCCTAGAGAGAAGCTCAAGCAGTCCAAGCAGCTTCAATGGCGGTCCGAGATTCAAACACAGAGGAATGGAGAGGTCGTATTCTGCCAACGTGAGGGTCACGCCGGTTCTAAACGTTCCGGTTTGTTCTCTCAGGGGGTCTTCAAAGTCGAGCATGTTCGGGTTTCAGCTCTTCTCTTCTCCCCAGAAGAGGGACGGCTGTTCGGGTTCCGGCACCGGAGGAGGAAGCAGAGGTCATCAACAGTGTAACGGCAAGAACAGGACGGATCGAGCTTGA